In a genomic window of Phenylobacterium koreense:
- a CDS encoding arylsulfatase, producing the protein MSGAKIGRTLAESTPYWPERPKPPKGAPNILVVLFDDVGFSDFGCYGSPIRTPTIDALAAEGVRYTGFHTTAMCSTTRAALLTGRNHHSVGMGCLANFDSGFPGYRGKIAREAGTLPEILRGHGYGTYMVGKWHATPLSQTGASGPYDGWPLGRGFNRYYGFMDAETDQFSPELVRDNTPVEAPARYAEGYHLTEDLVDESIRFIADHIADAPEQPWLLWLALGACHAPHQAPMDIIRSYDEVFQAGWDAERERRLDRQKALGVAPPVTRLPPRNDGVKPWAEHSEEERKVFTRLQSAFAGMLDHADRHLARLIAFLEAAGVKDDTLILVLSDNGASQEGGPLGMVNAMGPYNMKFEPIPEKLARLEDIGGPDSHSNFPHGWAQASNTPLRRYKQNTHGGGIRDPLVVSWKNGLAARGELRHQFAHACDLAPTILDLLGLEAPETIAGVAQAPMEGVSFAASLTDPAAPSKAEPQYFEMFGHRGLWQDGWKAVAFHPPGAPFDADRWELYHLDADFSETEDLAERDPARLEAMVAEWWRQAERCKVLPLDDRFGPRFAENAQRHQGARKRFVFHKGMGHVPTDCAPDVRSRSYFIEADVTVKDGDEGVLVAHGDATSGYSLFVRDGRLHHTLNIGGLRTTVSSDRVISPGRRKLGMRCLQGDRRRFTLTIDGAPAGEIATHMGFLTLISWSGLDIGRDRGSPVGDYAEPFRFSGALRTVTVTMDADQDLDGEAVGVAEMARE; encoded by the coding sequence ATGTCCGGAGCGAAGATCGGCAGGACGCTGGCGGAGTCCACCCCCTACTGGCCCGAACGGCCGAAGCCCCCGAAGGGCGCGCCCAACATCCTGGTCGTGCTGTTCGACGACGTCGGCTTCTCGGATTTCGGCTGCTACGGCTCACCGATCCGCACGCCCACCATCGACGCCCTGGCGGCCGAGGGCGTGCGCTATACGGGCTTCCACACCACGGCGATGTGCTCGACCACGCGGGCGGCGCTGTTGACCGGACGCAATCATCATTCGGTGGGCATGGGGTGTCTGGCCAACTTCGACTCCGGCTTCCCCGGCTATCGCGGCAAGATCGCGAGGGAGGCGGGGACCCTGCCCGAAATCCTGCGCGGTCATGGCTATGGGACCTACATGGTCGGCAAGTGGCACGCGACGCCGCTGAGCCAAACCGGCGCGTCCGGCCCCTATGACGGGTGGCCGCTGGGGCGGGGCTTCAACCGCTATTACGGCTTCATGGACGCCGAGACCGACCAGTTCTCGCCGGAACTGGTGCGCGACAACACTCCGGTGGAAGCGCCTGCGCGCTACGCCGAGGGCTATCATCTCACCGAGGACCTGGTCGACGAGAGCATCCGGTTCATCGCCGACCACATCGCCGACGCGCCTGAACAGCCCTGGTTGCTGTGGCTGGCGCTCGGCGCCTGCCACGCGCCGCACCAGGCGCCGATGGACATCATCAGGAGCTATGACGAGGTGTTCCAGGCTGGCTGGGACGCCGAGCGCGAGCGCCGCCTGGACCGCCAGAAGGCGTTGGGCGTTGCGCCGCCCGTCACTCGCCTGCCGCCGCGCAACGACGGGGTGAAGCCCTGGGCCGAGCACAGCGAGGAGGAGCGCAAGGTCTTCACCCGACTGCAGAGCGCCTTCGCGGGCATGTTGGACCATGCCGACCGTCACCTGGCGCGGCTGATCGCCTTCCTCGAGGCGGCGGGCGTCAAGGACGACACCCTGATCCTGGTGCTGTCGGACAACGGTGCGAGCCAGGAGGGCGGGCCTCTGGGCATGGTCAACGCCATGGGCCCCTACAACATGAAGTTCGAGCCGATCCCCGAGAAGCTGGCGCGGCTGGAGGATATCGGCGGCCCCGACAGCCATTCGAACTTTCCCCACGGCTGGGCCCAGGCGTCCAACACGCCTCTGCGCCGCTACAAGCAGAACACCCATGGCGGCGGCATTCGCGATCCGCTGGTGGTGAGCTGGAAGAACGGCCTGGCGGCCCGCGGCGAGTTGCGTCACCAGTTCGCCCATGCCTGCGACCTGGCCCCGACCATCCTCGACCTGCTGGGCCTGGAGGCCCCGGAAACCATCGCCGGGGTCGCACAGGCGCCGATGGAAGGGGTGAGCTTCGCCGCATCCCTGACCGACCCGGCCGCGCCCTCCAAGGCCGAGCCGCAGTACTTCGAGATGTTCGGCCACCGCGGCCTCTGGCAGGACGGCTGGAAGGCGGTGGCGTTCCACCCGCCGGGCGCGCCGTTCGACGCCGATCGCTGGGAGCTCTATCACCTCGACGCCGACTTCTCGGAAACAGAGGACCTGGCCGAGCGGGATCCGGCGCGGCTGGAGGCGATGGTCGCCGAATGGTGGCGGCAGGCCGAGCGGTGCAAGGTGCTGCCGCTGGACGACCGCTTCGGCCCGCGTTTCGCCGAGAACGCCCAGCGCCACCAGGGCGCGCGCAAGCGGTTCGTCTTCCACAAGGGCATGGGCCATGTGCCGACCGACTGCGCGCCGGACGTGCGCTCGCGCTCCTATTTCATCGAGGCCGACGTCACGGTGAAGGATGGCGACGAGGGCGTGCTGGTGGCCCACGGCGACGCCACCAGCGGCTATTCGCTGTTCGTGCGTGACGGGCGGCTGCACCACACCCTGAACATCGGCGGCCTGCGGACCACGGTCAGCTCCGACCGGGTCATCTCGCCGGGCCGGCGCAAGCTGGGGATGCGCTGCCTGCAGGGCGACAGGCGGCGGTTCACCCTGACCATCGACGGCGCGCCCGCCGGCGAGATCGCGACCCACATGGGCTTCCTGACACTGATCTCCTGGTCGGGCCTGGACATCGGCCGCGACCGCGGCAGCCCGGTCGGCGACTATGCCGAGCCCTTCCGGTTCAGCGGGGCGTTGCGGACAGTGACGGTGACCATGGACGCCGATCAGGACCTAGACGGGGAAGCGGTGGGCGTGGCCGAGATGGCGCGAGAGTAG
- a CDS encoding OmpP1/FadL family transporter, protein MNRLTLLAASTTAAALFASQSQAAGFYLQEQSVKGTGRAYSGEVADQGVDSLWWNPAAIARSGREAYLGMHAVFVDATVENHGSTITYPGGTTIPVQGEPRAFNPIEDGIAPNFAIATPIGDRFALGLSVAAPYNFTTDYRPTSWARYDALHSRLTTADIQLTGAMKVTDWLDLGVGVSAQYADAKLSTAYPNLSPALPDGVSQLSGDGWDFGWTVGGQAHFGQFTLGASYRSKIEHDLDGTVFVGGLVGPLAAANRDGPGSAKFTTPWIATLGGRWQATDKLAINAQVQRIGWGEFDAINVRFEGGGGEVLRQDYEDTTSGGVGIDYAVNDRLTLRGGVQYDPTPTPDDARTARVPDGNRWLYGVGATATVAEGLKVDAALAYIDFEKTDVVHDTTFYEGTPAATTTRLRGDVQGEGYVLSLGLRKTF, encoded by the coding sequence ATGAACAGATTGACCCTCCTCGCGGCGTCGACGACCGCTGCAGCCCTTTTCGCCAGCCAGTCCCAGGCCGCCGGCTTCTACCTGCAGGAGCAGTCGGTGAAGGGCACGGGCCGCGCCTATTCCGGCGAGGTCGCCGACCAGGGCGTCGACTCCCTGTGGTGGAATCCGGCCGCCATCGCGCGCTCGGGCCGCGAGGCCTATCTGGGCATGCACGCCGTGTTCGTGGACGCCACCGTCGAGAACCACGGCTCCACCATCACCTATCCCGGCGGGACCACGATTCCCGTCCAGGGCGAGCCGCGGGCCTTCAACCCGATCGAGGACGGCATCGCGCCGAACTTCGCCATCGCCACCCCGATCGGCGACCGCTTCGCCCTCGGCCTGTCGGTGGCCGCGCCCTACAACTTCACCACCGACTACCGGCCCACGTCCTGGGCCCGGTACGATGCGCTGCATTCACGGCTGACCACCGCAGACATCCAGCTCACCGGGGCCATGAAGGTGACCGACTGGCTCGACCTTGGCGTCGGGGTGAGCGCGCAGTATGCCGACGCCAAGCTGTCGACCGCCTATCCGAACCTCTCGCCGGCCCTGCCGGACGGGGTCTCGCAGCTCAGCGGCGACGGCTGGGACTTCGGCTGGACCGTCGGCGGCCAGGCGCACTTCGGCCAGTTCACCCTGGGCGCCAGCTATCGCTCGAAGATCGAGCATGACCTCGACGGCACGGTGTTCGTCGGCGGTCTGGTCGGCCCGCTGGCCGCCGCCAACCGCGACGGCCCCGGCTCGGCCAAGTTCACCACGCCCTGGATCGCCACCCTCGGCGGCCGCTGGCAGGCCACCGACAAGCTGGCCATCAACGCCCAGGTCCAGCGCATCGGCTGGGGCGAGTTCGACGCCATCAATGTCAGGTTCGAAGGCGGCGGGGGCGAGGTGCTGCGCCAGGACTACGAGGACACTACCTCAGGCGGGGTGGGGATCGACTATGCGGTCAACGATCGCCTGACCCTGCGGGGCGGCGTGCAGTACGACCCGACCCCGACCCCCGACGACGCCCGCACCGCCCGGGTGCCTGACGGAAACCGCTGGCTCTATGGCGTCGGCGCGACCGCCACGGTGGCCGAAGGCCTGAAGGTCGACGCCGCACTGGCCTATATCGATTTCGAGAAGACCGACGTCGTGCACGACACGACCTTCTACGAAGGCACGCCCGCCGCCACCACGACCCGCCTGCGCGGCGACGTCCAGGGCGAAGGCTACGTGCTGTCGCTGGGCCTGCGAAAGACGTTCTAG
- a CDS encoding M20/M25/M40 family metallo-hydrolase: MIRTISVAALLAATALASPAMAQDLRPDQLAFRDLYKELIETNTTLSSGSCTAAAQAMAARMKAAGYADADLQVIAPADRPKDGALVATLKGADAKAKPILLLAHIDVVEANRADWERDPFKLVEEDGFFYARGASDDKAQAAVWTDTLIRFKQEGFQPRRTLRMALTCGEETPDTFNGVQYLIANHRDLMDAEFVLNEGAGGRLNEAGERVSLGVQAGEKVYQDYTLEVTNIGGHSSAPVRDNAIYHLSAGLARLADYDFPVELNDAVKANFERMATIEGGASGAAMAAVAKNPSDAAAVATVARDPGRNSMMRTTCVATMVNAGHAPNALPQRARANVNCRILPGEGVEETRQALVKVLADDAIKVTTVGSPSPVSPPPTLSKDIMGPIEKVSAKLWPGVPVVPVMATGATDGRFLNAVGVPAYGLTGFFSELAGNGAHGLNEKMRVRSLYEGRDFLYEVVKIYANQK; the protein is encoded by the coding sequence ATGATCCGCACCATTTCCGTCGCCGCCCTGCTGGCGGCGACCGCCCTGGCGAGCCCCGCCATGGCGCAGGACCTGCGTCCCGACCAACTGGCGTTCCGCGACCTCTACAAGGAACTGATCGAGACCAATACGACCCTGTCGTCGGGGAGCTGCACCGCGGCGGCGCAGGCCATGGCCGCGCGAATGAAGGCGGCGGGCTATGCCGACGCCGACCTGCAGGTCATCGCTCCGGCAGACCGGCCCAAGGACGGGGCCCTGGTCGCGACGCTGAAGGGAGCGGACGCCAAGGCCAAGCCGATCCTGCTGCTGGCCCACATCGACGTGGTCGAAGCCAACCGCGCCGACTGGGAGCGCGATCCCTTCAAGCTGGTGGAGGAGGACGGCTTCTTCTACGCCCGCGGCGCCAGCGACGACAAAGCCCAGGCGGCGGTCTGGACCGACACCCTGATCCGCTTCAAGCAGGAAGGCTTCCAGCCGCGGCGGACCCTGCGCATGGCCCTGACCTGCGGCGAGGAGACGCCGGACACCTTCAACGGCGTGCAGTACCTGATCGCCAACCATCGCGACCTGATGGACGCCGAGTTCGTGCTGAACGAAGGCGCGGGCGGGCGGCTGAACGAGGCGGGCGAGCGCGTCTCGCTGGGCGTGCAAGCCGGCGAAAAGGTCTATCAGGACTACACCCTGGAAGTGACCAACATCGGCGGCCACTCCTCGGCGCCGGTTCGCGACAACGCCATTTATCACCTGTCGGCCGGGCTGGCGCGGCTGGCTGATTACGACTTCCCGGTGGAGCTGAACGACGCCGTGAAGGCCAACTTCGAGCGCATGGCGACGATCGAGGGCGGCGCCAGCGGCGCGGCCATGGCGGCGGTCGCCAAGAACCCGAGCGACGCGGCGGCGGTCGCCACCGTGGCGCGCGACCCGGGCCGCAACTCCATGATGCGGACCACCTGCGTGGCGACCATGGTCAATGCCGGCCACGCGCCCAACGCGTTGCCGCAGCGAGCCCGCGCCAACGTGAACTGCCGTATCCTGCCCGGCGAGGGCGTGGAGGAAACCCGCCAGGCTCTGGTCAAGGTGCTGGCCGACGACGCGATCAAGGTCACGACGGTCGGCTCGCCCAGCCCGGTCTCGCCGCCCCCGACGCTCAGCAAGGACATCATGGGGCCGATCGAGAAGGTCTCGGCCAAGCTGTGGCCAGGCGTTCCAGTGGTCCCGGTGATGGCCACGGGCGCCACCGACGGCCGCTTCCTCAACGCGGTGGGCGTGCCCGCCTATGGCCTGACCGGTTTCTTCAGCGAACTGGCCGGCAACGGCGCCCACGGGCTGAACGAGAAGATGCGCGTCCGCTCGCTCTACGAGGGCCGCGACTTCCTCTACGAGGTGGTGAAGATCTACGCCAACCAGAAGTAA
- a CDS encoding DUF1178 family protein, which yields MIRYALVCDEAHEFEGWFGSSDDFEDQSARGLVACPVCDSHAVRKQIMAPSVSGTKKSTATDLPPQMRSMVMEAMSRVRSHVEENFDYVGDAFADEARAIHEGRSEDRGIYGEASPKEIRKLTEEGVPIAALPPAPPKKTEVN from the coding sequence ATGATCCGCTACGCGCTTGTCTGCGACGAGGCCCATGAGTTCGAGGGCTGGTTCGGGTCGTCCGACGACTTCGAGGATCAGTCCGCGCGCGGTCTGGTCGCCTGCCCGGTCTGCGACAGCCATGCGGTGCGCAAGCAGATCATGGCGCCCTCGGTTTCCGGCACGAAGAAGAGCACGGCGACCGACCTGCCGCCGCAGATGCGCTCCATGGTCATGGAGGCCATGAGCCGGGTGCGCTCGCACGTGGAAGAGAACTTCGACTATGTGGGCGACGCCTTCGCCGACGAGGCGCGGGCGATCCACGAGGGGCGCTCGGAGGATCGCGGCATCTATGGCGAAGCCTCGCCGAAGGAGATCCGCAAGCTGACGGAGGAGGGCGTGCCCATAGCCGCCCTGCCGCCCGCGCCGCCGAAGAAGACCGAAGTGAACTGA
- a CDS encoding carbon-nitrogen hydrolase family protein — MTLRVGLIQTRTPASQAAALAHVAPLIREAAGQGARFIATPEATNILQRDKALLLPQLALIEDDIAVRGLRELAAELGVAILIGSALVKREDGKAANRAALITRAGEIVATYDKLHMFDVNLPTGETARESETYEPGARAVTTAVEELKLGLTICYDVRFPALYRALALAGAEVIVTPAAFTRPTGEAHWEILLRARAIETGSFVLAPAQGGFHEDGRGTWGRTMAIGPWGEVLGVLDHDEPGVLVADLDLSAVAKARAAIPALANARAFEAPISLL; from the coding sequence ATGACCCTGCGCGTCGGCCTGATCCAGACACGTACCCCCGCCAGCCAAGCGGCGGCGCTGGCCCATGTGGCGCCCCTGATCCGCGAGGCCGCGGGCCAGGGCGCGCGCTTTATCGCCACGCCGGAGGCGACGAACATCCTGCAGCGGGACAAGGCCTTGCTGCTGCCCCAGCTCGCCTTGATCGAGGACGACATCGCCGTTCGCGGCCTGCGCGAGCTGGCTGCGGAACTGGGAGTCGCGATCCTGATCGGCTCGGCCCTGGTGAAGCGCGAGGACGGCAAGGCGGCCAACCGCGCAGCGCTGATCACGCGGGCGGGCGAGATCGTCGCCACCTACGACAAGCTGCACATGTTCGATGTGAATCTGCCCACCGGGGAGACCGCGCGCGAGAGCGAGACCTACGAGCCTGGCGCGCGGGCGGTGACCACGGCGGTCGAAGAGCTGAAGCTTGGCCTGACCATCTGCTACGACGTGCGCTTCCCGGCGCTCTATCGCGCCCTGGCGCTGGCGGGCGCGGAGGTGATCGTGACGCCCGCCGCATTCACCCGGCCGACCGGCGAGGCGCACTGGGAGATCCTGCTGCGGGCCCGCGCCATCGAGACTGGCAGCTTCGTGCTGGCCCCGGCCCAAGGCGGGTTCCACGAGGACGGCCGCGGGACCTGGGGCCGGACCATGGCCATCGGGCCGTGGGGCGAGGTGCTGGGCGTGCTCGATCACGACGAGCCGGGCGTGCTGGTCGCTGATCTGGACCTGTCGGCGGTCGCCAAGGCGCGGGCGGCGATCCCCGCCCTGGCCAATGCGCGGGCCTTCGAGGCGCCTATATCTCTCCTATGA
- the grxC gene encoding glutaredoxin 3, which yields MADVTIYTKPYCPYCIRAVSLLEKKGVDFTEIEAATDPAKRQEMIQRANGRATFPQIFIGEQHIGGCDDMMALEYDGKLDALLAA from the coding sequence ATGGCCGACGTCACGATCTACACCAAGCCCTACTGCCCCTACTGCATCCGCGCGGTCTCGCTGCTGGAGAAGAAGGGCGTGGATTTCACCGAGATCGAGGCGGCGACCGATCCTGCGAAGCGCCAGGAGATGATCCAGCGCGCCAACGGCCGCGCCACCTTCCCGCAGATCTTCATCGGCGAGCAGCACATCGGCGGCTGCGACGACATGATGGCCCTGGAATACGACGGCAAGCTGGACGCCCTGCTGGCGGCCTAG